Proteins encoded in a region of the Hyla sarda isolate aHylSar1 unplaced genomic scaffold, aHylSar1.hap1 scaffold_1978, whole genome shotgun sequence genome:
- the SNAP47 gene encoding synaptosomal-associated protein 47: MSKDPAVQTWSGSYYLESEKRWLPGRLSLTATHLRFQADGADDFLVRFLLSSINELKKESSSYIFSSITVLVGGGAKHWFSSLIPSRNIVFTVLEHFWRQRLLSPRGEEPTSETSKGKELIGIVSRSQRRLEDTTRVLHHQGEQFNNIMGGLNKIDGDLTTADRMLSVLESPSWWPFSGRRTRCKEGKVSAQNRGKDGVITAIPIVFSRHPDPSLRPGHLTLLLSALEISGPELQPLHRYERQDVDDIRVVSVHELSVRQRFIGRPDVTYRVISARLPEVLPLLEMQYKAKVQLMEEAAMSKCRSSPNSPGWQTGK; this comes from the exons ATGAGTAAAGATCCGGCAGTGCAGACCTGGAGCGGCTCCTACTACCTGGAGAGCGAGAAGCGATGGCTTCCGGGGCGACTCTCACTCACCGCCACTCACCTTCGCTTCCAGGCGGACGGCGCAGACGACTTCTTGGTGCGCTTCCTCCTCTCATCCATCAATGAACTGAAGAAGGAGTCGTCCAGCTACATCTTCAGCTCCATCACGGTACTGGTTGGGGGCGGAGCCAAGCACTGGTTCAGCTCGCTGATCCCCAGCCGGAACATCGTCTTCACTGTGCTGGAGCATTTCTGGAGGCAGCGGCTGCTGTCACCGCGGGGGGAGGAGCCAACATCTGAGACCTCTAAAGGGAAGGAGCTGATCGGCATCGTGTCCAGGTCCCAGAGACGCCTGGAAGACACCACCCGGGTcctccaccaccagggggagcagTTCAACAACATTATGGGCGGCCTAAACAAGATAGACGGGGACCTGACCACTGCCGACAG GATGCTGTCGGTTCTGGAGTCTCCGTCCTGGTGGCCGTTCAGTGGGAGGAGGACGAGGTGTAAAGAAGGGAAAGTCTCCGCCCAGAACCGCGGGAAGGACGGGGTCATCACCGCCATCCCCATCGTCTTCTCCCGTCACCCCGATCCCAGCCTCAGGCCCGGTCAcctgaccctcctgctgtccgccCTGGAGATCAGCGGCCCCGAGCTGCAGCCGCTGCACCGGTACGAGCGTCAGGACGTGGACGACATCAGGGTGGTGAGCGTGCACGAGCTGAGCGTCCGGCAGAGATTCATCGGGAGACCAGACGTCACCTACAGGGTCATCTCCGCCAGACTCCCCGAAGTACTCCCCCTGCTGGAGATGCAGTACAAGGCCAAGGTGCAGCTCATGGAGGAGGCCGCCATGTCCAAGTGCCGCTCCTCTCCGAACAGTCCGGGGTGGCAAACGGGTAAATGA